In Tumebacillus amylolyticus, the genomic stretch CCTCCTCGATTGAAATCTACATGTCTATTCTACTCCTCGTGAAATTAGGTGTCGAACGCCAGATTTCTTTCCGACAAATCGCCACATCCGCGCGACAATTCGAGCCGAAGTGCAACGAGGCTTTTTTAGAATGCTTCTTGCAAGGACGGGGCTTCACGGGAAAAGGAGAGCGGGTGTTCGTGTACGAGAACGGCATTCTGTGTCGGAAATTTCCCAAGCGCAGGTGCGCGAACCGACAAACAATTCAGAGGAGACATGCTATCCTGAACCTACTAAATTCGGAGACGGGATGGTGGGGACAGAATGTGGAAACGATTCTTCCAGCGTGAAGACAGAGGACTAGCAGCGGGGGCAGCCGGTGGGGCAGGGGGCGCAAGTGGAGCGTCTCGTGCGAAGGGGCCGTTCGGGCGAATGCAAGACCGACTTCACTACGCGATGGGAGGCGTGCAAGCGTACTTGGGGAGATCGACGACGATCTTGACCGTGATGGCGTTTTTCCTCGGACGTGCGATGATTCTGGGGGAACTCTCGCCGTTTGCCATCGCGTTCTACGCGGTGATCTTGCGGCTCAAGCGCTCCGCCGCCCGCTACGTGCTCGGAGCGTTGATGCTCGGCTCGTTCACAACCAACGGGTTGTTCTCGATCTGGCCCATCTTGGTTCTGGCGCTGCTCGGGTATCGCTTCGTCTACGGCTTGCTGAGCAAGAAAAAAGCGCTGACGCTCGGCACCGTGCCGTTCGTGGTGTTCCTCGTAGACAGCGCGGTGCGACTGGCGGGCAACGCGGCGATGGGAGACATGAGTTCCTACAGCTTCCTGATGGGTCTCGTAGACGGGTTCCTCTCGATGGTGTTGACGCTGATCTTCATCCAGTCGCTGCCGATCTTCACGTTCCAACGCGGGGTCAAAGAATTGCGCAACGAAGAGATCGTCTGCCTCGTGATCTTGCTCGCGTCGATGCTCACCGGACTTCACGGTTTGCATCTCGGAGCGCTGTCGTTTGAAAATGTGTTCTCCCGCTACCTGATCATGCTGTTCGCGCTGATCGGCGGGGCCGGAGTCGCGGCTGGTGTGGGCGTGGTGACGGGGATCATCCTCACGATGGCAAGTCTGATGGCGGCGACGCAAATCGGATTGCTGGCTTTCTCGGGACTGCTCGCCGGCCTCCTGCGCGATGTGAAAAAAATCGGCGTCGGCATCGGCTTCGTGCTCGGTGCGGCGATCTTGACGGTCTATGTGAACGACACAAGTTCGGTCATCGTGGCGCTCGAAGAATCGGCGATGGCGTTCGCGATGCTCTTGCTGACACCGAAGAGCTTCATCGACCAAGTTTCGCGCTACGTGCCGGGCACGCACCAGCACTCGCTCTCGCAACAGGATTACGCCCGCCGCATTCGTGAACTGATGGCGATGCGAATCCGCGAAGTCTCCAGCGTTTTTCAAGAACTCTCCAACACGTTCGCGCAGATTTCCAGCGCCTCGCAACAAAAAACACAAGCGCAGGACGAAGTGATGAACAAAACGTTTCAATCCGCAGCCAGTCAAGTCTGCAAAGGATGCTTCAAGCAAGAACAATGCTGGGAAAAAAACTTCTACCAAACCTACCGAGCCCTGTTCGACACGGTGACGTTGATCGACATCGAGGGCGGGTTGAGCAAATCGGAAATCCCCAAGGAACTCACGAAGTTCTGTGTCAAAACGGATGCGATGATCCCCGCGCTGACCGGCGCGGTGGAAATCTCGAAACGGGACATGCAGTGGCAGAACCAACTCGCCGACTCCCGCAACATGGTCGCGGAGCAGTTGGTGGGCATCTCCTCGATCATGGCGGACCTCGCGCAAGAGATTCGCAAGGAAAACCACGTCTCCGCCGACCACGAAGAGCACATCGTCGCCGCACTGGAACACCTCGGGCTGTCGATTCGCTCGGTGGACATCGTGTCGCTTGAGGAAGGCAAAGTGGAGATCGAAGTGACTTCGACGGGCGCAACGTCGGCGGATGAAGGCGAGAAATTGATTGCGCCGCTCCTCTCCGAAGTGCTGGGCGAGAACATCGTCGTGACGAACTCACGCTATTGGGAAGACGAGAACGGCGTGACGATGACCTTGTCGTCCGCGAAGTTGTATCACATCGAGACGGGGATCGCATCGGCGGCGAAGGACGGACGGATGCATTGCGGAGATTCGTTCACGGCGCTCGATGTAGGCAATGGAAAATACGCCGTGGCGGTCAGCGACGGCATGGGCAACGGCGAGCGTGCGATGCAGGAGTCGAGCGCGGCGATTCGTTTGTTGCAGCAATTGTTGAAAGCAGGCTTTGACGAGCAGTTGGCGATCAAGACGGTGAATTCGGTGCTGCTGCTCCGTTCGCAAGATGAGATCTTCACGACGATGGACCTCGCGCTGATCGACATGTTCACGGCGAAAACCGAGTTCCTCAAGATCGGATCGGCGCCGTCGTTCATCAAGCGTCAAGGCAAAGTCAACACGATCTCCGGCGAGAACATCCCGATCGGCATCCTGCAAGAAATCGACATCCAGACGGTCGAGGAAGAACTGCAAGAGGGCGACTTGCTGATCCTGATGTCGGACGGCATCTTCGACGCTCCGAAGCACACCGACGACAAAGAAGGCTGGCTCAAGAAAAAAATCGAAGACTTCGAAAGCAACGACCCGCAAGAAATCGCCGACATGCTGGTGGAACTTGCGGTGCGCATCAACCACGGCAAGATCATCGACGACATGACCGTACTCGTCGCCCGCGTCGCCAAGTACAAGCCGGAGTGGGCCACGATCCGTCTCCCCGGTGTGCAAAAAATCAAGCGCAGAGGTGGCCAGATGCTTCACGACCAAGACAAACTGGTGCCGATGACGTAAGGTGTACGAAAAAAGAGAAGGCTCTCCCGCGCGGGAGGGCCTTCTCCTTTTTTCCAAACATACCAAGTATGCACTCTAGCACTTCTGGGGATACTACTAGTAATTATGCCTTGGAGGGGTGGAACTATGTGGAAGAATGTGACGATGAAACAGATTTTGCTGATTACCGACGGGTGCTCTAACCGGGGAGGCAACCCGATTGAAGCGGCGACGTTTGCCCGCAAGCTCGGGATCGCGGTGAACGTGGTCGGCATCGTGGACGGCGGCGACCTGAACTCCGCCGGTCGTCAGGAAGTCCAAGCCATCGCCGAATCGGGCGGCGGCATCTCGCGCATCGTGGAAGCGAAGCAACTCGCCATGACGATGCAGATGGTCACGAAACACACCGTCCAGATGACGATCCAGCAAGTCGTCAACAAAGAACTCCGCCAGCTCATGGGCACCGACGCGGACGGTCTCCCGCCGGAGAAACGCAGCGACGTCGCCGAAATGGTCGACAAACTCGGTGACGAAGCACAGTTGCAACTCGTCGTCGTCATCGACACCAGCGCATCCATGCACGACAAACTCCCGACCGTCCGCGAAGCGATCCGCGACCTCAAGATCGGTCTCGATGTCCGCAAAGGCAACCACCAAGTTGCGATCCTCACGTTCCCGGGTCAACAGGGCGAGGACGTCTCGGTCGTCGCCGACTTCACGCAAAACGCCAACCTCGTCGATCTGATGAACGCTCTGCGCGCCAACGGTGGCACGCCGACGGGCCCGGCGATTGAGAAAGCAACGCGCATGCTCTCACAGCATTTGATCGAACGACCCGCCAATCGGGAGGATGATGGAGATGGCGACATGGCAGCCTACGTGGTCTGATCCTTTTTTTCAAAAAGGCCAGTTCATCACCGGCCTCTGGAACAAAAAACGCTACCGCATCGACGGGATGCTCGGCAGCGGCGCGAACGGTGAAGTCTACCGCGTGACCTGCGACGGACAGACCTACGCGCTGAAAGTGTCGGCGCAGGCTCCGGAAATCTCGCTCGAACATAAAATACTCAAACAACTGCAGGGGGTGGCTCGAGGCGCAGACCTTGGGCCGCTCATCTTTGATTTGGACGATGTGCAAACGCCGCGGGGCAAGGTGTTTTTTTACGTCATGGAATGGGTGCGCGGCACCGACCTCCCCGACTTTCTTCAAAAAAGAGGCGCACACTGGACCCCGGTGCTCCTCCTCCAACTCTGCACGTACTTGGAACGCCTCCACGCCCAAGGCTACTGCTTCGGCGATCTCAAAGCGGAGAACTGCCTCGTCAACGAGGAGCACGGCATCGTCCGGCTCGTCGATTTCGGCGGCGTCACCCCCTTTGGGCGCGGGGTCAAAGAATACACCGAATGGTACGACCGCGCCTGGTGGGGGCAGGGCAGCCGCTTGTCGGAGGAGAGCTACGATGTGTTTGCGCTCTCGATGCTCGCCATCCAACTGCTCGCCCCGGAAGCGCGCAAGGGAGTCTCCCAGATCGGACCGAACTACTCGATGCTGAAAAAAGCCATCCTCAGCGACCCGCGCTTCGACGACTGGCGAGGTCTTTTAAAAGGAGTGGGGGACGGCCGTATCCGCACGATCGCCTCTCTGCGGGAGGCGCTTTCACCGCTCGTGAAAAAAAGCGTCGAAACCGAAAAAAAGCTCAAACGCAAACAAACACGCCGCCGCGATTGGACCGATTGGCTGTTGCTCGGTTCAGCGGCGGTGTTGGTGTTGGTATTTTGTCAATTTCTCCTCTTCTAAGGAAGGAGGAATGTCCGCGCATGAAACGAAAACTAACGGGAATGGGCAAGTGGACACAAAAACGAGAGAACAGGATGGATGCTCATGAGCAGCGGCCAAGGCCAAGACCGGGTACTCGACCTCTGCTTGCGCGCAGGCGATCTCATGCTCAAACACGGTGCGGAAACATCGCGTGTAGAAGAGACGATCGTGCGCGTAGGACGGGCGTCCGGTGCAAAGTTGGTACATAGTTTTGTGACGCCGACGGGGATTTTCATCTCGGTCGGAGCGGCGGGCGCGGAGAAAACCGGCCTGATCCGTATCCGCACCACATCGGCGATCAATCTGTACAAAGTCCATGAGGTCAACGACCTCTCCCGAAGATTCGAGCGCGGGCAGTTGACGATCGACGAGATGTTCGACCGTTTGAACGCCATCGACGCCGCACCGCCGCACTATCGGATTCGTTATCAACACGTGGCGGCCGCGATCTCGAGCGGCGCTTTTACCATGCTGTTTGGCGGCGGGTGGTCAGAATTTCTGATCGGCTCGGTGTGCGGATGGTTGAGCAACACGACGATGGAATCGATGTTTGAGCATGTGCCGCGCTTCTTGCGGGTGTTTATCGCAGCGCTCGTCGGCGTTTTGGTGGCGGCGTTGAGCGTCAAGAGCGGGTTCTCCAGCAACCTCGAAGCGGCGGTCATCGGCGCGGTGATTCCGCTGGTGCCGGGACTGAGCTTGACCAACGCGATTCGCGATCTGATGGCGGGCGAATTGCTCTCCGGCGTCGCGCGGGCGAGTGAAGCGACGCTTACGGCGTTTGCGATCGCCGTCGCCGTGGCGCTGGTGCTCTCGTTCATCTCCGTCGGCGTGGAGGTGGCA encodes the following:
- a CDS encoding vWA domain-containing protein, whose product is MWKNVTMKQILLITDGCSNRGGNPIEAATFARKLGIAVNVVGIVDGGDLNSAGRQEVQAIAESGGGISRIVEAKQLAMTMQMVTKHTVQMTIQQVVNKELRQLMGTDADGLPPEKRSDVAEMVDKLGDEAQLQLVVVIDTSASMHDKLPTVREAIRDLKIGLDVRKGNHQVAILTFPGQQGEDVSVVADFTQNANLVDLMNALRANGGTPTGPAIEKATRMLSQHLIERPANREDDGDGDMAAYVV
- a CDS encoding protein kinase domain-containing protein; its protein translation is MATWQPTWSDPFFQKGQFITGLWNKKRYRIDGMLGSGANGEVYRVTCDGQTYALKVSAQAPEISLEHKILKQLQGVARGADLGPLIFDLDDVQTPRGKVFFYVMEWVRGTDLPDFLQKRGAHWTPVLLLQLCTYLERLHAQGYCFGDLKAENCLVNEEHGIVRLVDFGGVTPFGRGVKEYTEWYDRAWWGQGSRLSEESYDVFALSMLAIQLLAPEARKGVSQIGPNYSMLKKAILSDPRFDDWRGLLKGVGDGRIRTIASLREALSPLVKKSVETEKKLKRKQTRRRDWTDWLLLGSAAVLVLVFCQFLLF
- the spoIIE gene encoding stage II sporulation protein E, with protein sequence MWKRFFQREDRGLAAGAAGGAGGASGASRAKGPFGRMQDRLHYAMGGVQAYLGRSTTILTVMAFFLGRAMILGELSPFAIAFYAVILRLKRSAARYVLGALMLGSFTTNGLFSIWPILVLALLGYRFVYGLLSKKKALTLGTVPFVVFLVDSAVRLAGNAAMGDMSSYSFLMGLVDGFLSMVLTLIFIQSLPIFTFQRGVKELRNEEIVCLVILLASMLTGLHGLHLGALSFENVFSRYLIMLFALIGGAGVAAGVGVVTGIILTMASLMAATQIGLLAFSGLLAGLLRDVKKIGVGIGFVLGAAILTVYVNDTSSVIVALEESAMAFAMLLLTPKSFIDQVSRYVPGTHQHSLSQQDYARRIRELMAMRIREVSSVFQELSNTFAQISSASQQKTQAQDEVMNKTFQSAASQVCKGCFKQEQCWEKNFYQTYRALFDTVTLIDIEGGLSKSEIPKELTKFCVKTDAMIPALTGAVEISKRDMQWQNQLADSRNMVAEQLVGISSIMADLAQEIRKENHVSADHEEHIVAALEHLGLSIRSVDIVSLEEGKVEIEVTSTGATSADEGEKLIAPLLSEVLGENIVVTNSRYWEDENGVTMTLSSAKLYHIETGIASAAKDGRMHCGDSFTALDVGNGKYAVAVSDGMGNGERAMQESSAAIRLLQQLLKAGFDEQLAIKTVNSVLLLRSQDEIFTTMDLALIDMFTAKTEFLKIGSAPSFIKRQGKVNTISGENIPIGILQEIDIQTVEEELQEGDLLILMSDGIFDAPKHTDDKEGWLKKKIEDFESNDPQEIADMLVELAVRINHGKIIDDMTVLVARVAKYKPEWATIRLPGVQKIKRRGGQMLHDQDKLVPMT
- a CDS encoding threonine/serine exporter family protein: MSSGQGQDRVLDLCLRAGDLMLKHGAETSRVEETIVRVGRASGAKLVHSFVTPTGIFISVGAAGAEKTGLIRIRTTSAINLYKVHEVNDLSRRFERGQLTIDEMFDRLNAIDAAPPHYRIRYQHVAAAISSGAFTMLFGGGWSEFLIGSVCGWLSNTTMESMFEHVPRFLRVFIAALVGVLVAALSVKSGFSSNLEAAVIGAVIPLVPGLSLTNAIRDLMAGELLSGVARASEATLTAFAIAVAVALVLSFISVGVEVAP